CTGGTCCTCCCGGCGCCCCATCGAGTGAATCACCAGCGTCTTCAGCAGCATGGCGATCGTCTTGATGATCAAGCCGACGACCGTCGTGATGAGAGCGATCTGGATCGCCGTCGCGAGATCCGCGGGCGTCACCGTGTCCAGAATCGAGATCTCGTAGAACGCGGCGACCATCCCGACCGCGGTGCCGAGGAATCCCATGGCCGGCGCGAGCACGGACGCGAGCGAGAAGTACATGAGGTTGCGCTTCACCCGCTCGAACTCGTCATCCTGCAGCTCCTGCCACTTGCGCCCCGGCGCCGCCTCGGCCAGCCCGTTCTCCTGCAGGAATCGCCGGAGGATCTGCCCGAAGAGGGTCCGGTCGCCTTCGAGGGCGCGCTGGGCGGCGGCGATACGCTGCTCCATCGGCGCAGCGGTGTTACGCAGCTCGGCCGCGACGCGCTGGGCCGCCTCCATGTCGATCAGGTACCGGTCGCGCAGCTCGAACAGGTAGTAGTGAAGAAAGACCCCCAGCACGAGAGAGATGATCACCGCGAAGCCGAACATGATCATCGCGTTCAGGGGCACCACGAACTCGGTGATCGCGCGAGCGAGCATGTTGATCATGCTCTCTCCGCGCAGGAAGGAGGAAGCGATCAGCGCCGATGCGCTCACCACGAGGG
This DNA window, taken from Acidobacteriota bacterium, encodes the following:
- a CDS encoding MotA/TolQ/ExbB proton channel family protein, with the protein product MRSTRYEQSGSARTVFLLALVVSASALIASSFLRGESMINMLARAITEFVVPLNAMIMFGFAVIISLVLGVFLHYYLFELRDRYLIDMEAAQRVAAELRNTAAPMEQRIAAAQRALEGDRTLFGQILRRFLQENGLAEAAPGRKWQELQDDEFERVKRNLMYFSLASVLAPAMGFLGTAVGMVAAFYEISILDTVTPADLATAIQIALITTVVGLIIKTIAMLLKTLVIHSMGRREDQIALAYQRLIA